The DNA region CAAATTATTGAATCTCTGACACCAGAGGAACAATCTTTACTATTTGAACGCCTCCATAATAATACGATTCAAGTGACACCAGGCGTTTGTGGAGGACAACCCCGCATTCGCAATACCCGCATCCCCGTATGGACGCTGGTTGCTTTCCGCCAACAGGGTGCAGATGATGAGGAGTTGCTACGAAACTATCCCACCCTGAACCCGGCCGATCTTTCTGCAACTTGGCTATACTACGAGCAGCATCGTGAAGAGTGCGATCGCGTTATTGCGTCCCTCAATGAGGATAGGGATGATTAAGTTCTACTCCAACGAGAACTTACCAATGGATATTGTAATGGAACTCCGCAGGCTAGGTTATGATGTCCTAACTTCCTATGATGCACGACAAGCCAATAAAAGCATCCCCGATCGCGATGTTCTGATCTTTGCTACTCAACAGGAGCGAGTTGTGATTACTCTTAACCGAGATGATTTCATTGCGCTTCACCGTAGTAATATCCCACACAATGGCATTATTATCTGTAAAAGCGATCGGGATTATTTAGGTCAGGTAGAAAAGCTAGATGCTTATCTACAAGAAGAACTCAGCAAAAACTCTGTAGACAGTTTGCGCGATCGCTTAATTCGTGTGAAAAAGCAAAACCAGTCAAAATCTAGCTATCCCATATTTGTTATTCAGGAATATGCAAGGAACTCTTGATGAGCATGACTATTCCCATCCATGCTATTGAACTCACTCCCGGTAGCAGGATTACCATATTTGTATTGACACTGTAAATACATCCTGCTTACACTACAGGCATGGATGTGTATTTTGTGTTCAACGGTATTACTTTTGTCTGGAATGACGAAAAAGCCAAGAGCAACCCGATAAACCATGAGGGTGTTACGTTTCAGCAAGCCACCGAAGCCTTCTTCGATCCATTACTTGTGGTTATTGATGCTAGCCGTAATGATGAGGCGCGAGATGCTGTTATTGGTTTAGATAGGCGGTGGAATCTGCTGTACGTTGTCTTTATTGAGCGCGAAAACGACATCATCCGGATCATCTCCGCTCGGAAAGCGACACGCAAGGAAAGGGAATATTATGAAAATTGAGACATTGAAAAAGCGCCTAGAGAAGAATCGTCCCATGACGACAATTACAATTCGTATGCCCGAAGATGTAATTGAGGATTTGAAGCGAATTGCACCATTGCTTGGTTTCTCTGGATATCAGCCTCTAGCGCGTGCTTACATTGGACAAGGTTTACGAACTGATTTAGAGCGTTTAGAAGGCGATACAGTGTTTGCATTGATTGCAAGTCTAAAACGTCATGGTGTCAGTGAGGAAGTCATTCAAGAAGCACTCAGCGAAGTGAGCGAGCGTTAAGCAATCAAATTTCTATAAACAATTATTGCTTCCGTACAATGAGAATAATTGACGTAACTTCCAGAACAACTTTAGCAGCCTATCAAGCTTTGCGCGTCCCGGAGGTGTGGATATATCGCGATCGCACTCTCAAGATTTATTTACTGCAAAATAGCGACTACACCGAATCATCCGTCAGCCTGGTTTTCCCCAATCTCCCCATCCCCGAAATGATTCCCCAACTGGTCCAAAAAGCCATCCACACCGGAACCCGCCAGATGCTACGCGAACTGAAAACCCAACTCTGCTAATGATTAGGAGGTAAAGATTTATGCTAGAGTAGCTTATCTCTATGAACTAATATTAAAGAAATTAAGTTTATTAAAGGATGGTGCATATGCAGTGCAAATTGTGTTTACAAGAAAAGCAGAAATTAGTAAAAAAATCACATATTATACCTCGACAGTTTTTCTTGGCATCATCTGATGATATAGCTAAAGGTTTTGGGAATGTTTCTAATGGAGATAAAGCTTGTCGCATATATTCCAAAGAATCAAAATCACAACAAGTGCAAAATGGAATTCATGTTTCTAATATTTTATGTGATGATTGCGAACAAAAAATAGGAAGATTTGACAAAGAAGTCCAAGACAAACTATTAAAACGCCAATATATTAAAAAAAGCAAAAATTTTTGGACAATCGAAAAAATTGATTATAAGAAATTTAGATTATTTTTTGTTTCGCTTTTGTGGCGAAGCCAAATATGTAATCATTATTTTTTTGAGAAAGTCAAGTTGACAAAAGATTTGGAAGAAAAATTGAGAAATATGATTATTAGAGAAGATCCAGGAAATGACAGTGATTTTTCTGTTGTTATATGCAGATATAGGGAAAAAGAACTCAACTACTTTTCTGTAGAAAAACGGCCAAAAGATTTTGAATTATATCGATTCAGAGTTGGGCTTTATGATTTTATGATAAGCACAGATTATCAGGATTTTCCATACAGATTAACTGCTAATAGTCCGTTATTAATTCCAATACTAAATGGTACAAAACAGCTTGAAGAAATTTCAGAAAACATTCTATCCTATAAAGAATAACTAGGCAGCACAAACTAAAATGTTGCCGACAGAAACATCTCGCTCTAGAAACAAATGTGATAAATAATTAGTTAGTGTTTTGTTGTAAGTTAGATAGACGTTTTTATTAGAGTCCACTCTACCAATAGAGAAGGCGATCGCACTACCCAGGTTTCCCCACGGGTAAAGGCGCTTCTACGGGTTCCCTGGGAGAGAGGATCGCTTGCTGTTCGGCTAACTCTTTGGGTTTAAGGTAAAGATTTTCGACCAAGGCGGCGGCCCCGGCGACCCAGGGGGGGACAATTAAAGCGCCGAGAATGCCTAAAACTTGGGTTCCGCCGATCACGGCTAAGAGTTGATAAAACGGGTGAACGCCGACGGAACTCCCGACGAGGAAAGGATCGAGTACGTAGGTTTCTAGGTTTTGGATGATCGCGAAGAATAGCAACACCCAGAGGAACGTCCAACCGCCACTAGCGATCGCAACCACTAAAGCCGGAACAGCGCCTAAGATAGGACCAAGAAACGGGATCAGATTCGTTACCCCCGCGATCGCACCTAGCGCCAAAGAGAAATCTCGCAACCCCAAAACGCCTAAGCCTACCGTGGTTGTCATCCCCAGGATAAACGATACCAACAGCCTCCCCCGAATATAACTCCCCATGCGATCGCTCACCGTGGGAACCTGCGCCTCCAACCGTTCCGCCCAAGGTTGCGGAAATAAGCGCACAATACTTTTAATCAGGGTTTTGCTATCCGTCACCATATAGGCAGACAGAAACAACGCCAAAATTAGGCTGAAAAAGCTACCTACAAATCCCTTGGTTAACCCATAGGAACGCAAAAGCACCTGCTGACTCGAACGAATTAACCACACCGTTAGCGCTTGCGGATCGAATAACTGGCGCAACAACTCCGGCGGCGTATCATTAAACCGCATCGCCAGATGTTCCACCAGATCGCGGACAATCTCTACATAGAGTGGGAATTGTCCAATTAATCGCTCAATCTGTTGAAAAACAGTAGGGCCGAGTAATAACCCAGCCCCACTCAGACCCGAAATTGCGGTTAAATAAACGAGGATGGTACCCAGCCAGCGCGGGATACGAAAACGTTCGGCGAGATCGACTAAAGGCACAATAGACGCCGCCAGCACCACCGCAATCATTAAAATGACCAATAATCCCCGCAACTGCCACAGTAGCAGCAAAGAGAGGACGATCGCGATCGCCAACAGCAAGGTCGATATTGAGAAACTAATCCGTTGTTCGCCCATACCTCTCTTTAAGTGCTGAGTAGAAAGTGCTGAGTGGAAAGATAGGGGTGATGTAGTTTTCTGAGTGCGTAGCAGCGTTCCGAGTTTGAAAGCAAGGAGAATGGAAATAACACCAACTCTTAACTCAGCACTCAGCACTCAGCACTCAGCACTACCGAACCCAATGCGTGCCATCGGGCTTATCAATGAGAGTAATCCCTTGGGCTTTGAGTTCGTCGCGGATGCGATCGCTTTCGGCAAAGTTTTTCGCTTTCCGGGCTTGCGTCCGCTGCTCAATTAAGGCTTCAATCTCAGTATCGCTTAACCCTTCTGAAGTGGCTTCCTCCTCTGGATCGGCCTCTAACCCTAAAACGCTGGCGATATCAACCAAAGTTTGCCACTTTTGTTGTAGAACCTTGACATCTGTTTTGGGTTTCCCCTCGTGGACGATAATATTCCCCTCAGTTTGCAACTCCTTAGCCAGTTCAAAGATGACCGCTAAAGCACCAGAGGTATTAAAATCGTCATCCATCGCCGCCTGGAAGCGTTCGGTGTAGGAACTGCGTTCTAAAGTAGACTCATCCCAAGCGAGTTGTTCGCCAAACTTGTAGCCAAATAATAACCCCTGTTTGAGAGTATCCCAGGCATTTTGAGCAGAGGCGATCGCATCCGACGCAAAATCAATCGGCTTGCGGTAACTCGCTTGCAGCACAAACAAGCGTATCGCCATCGGTTCCGGCGCATTCTCCCGGTCTAACAAATCCCGAATCGTCGTAAAATTTCCCAACGACTTCGACATCTTCTGGCCATTCACCGTCACAAACGCATTGTGCATCCAATACTTAGCCAACGGTTTCCCCGTCACCGCCTCAGATTGAGCAATTTCATTTTCATGGTGAGGAAACACCAAATCTTCCCCCCCGCAATGAATATCAATCGATTCCCCTAAGCAGTCGCGCACCATCGCCGAACATTCAATATGCCATCCCGGACGACCTTTCCCCCAAGGAGACTCCCAACTCGGTTCTCCCGGTTTCGCCGCCTTCCATAGCGCAAAATCAAACGGGTCTTTCTTCTTCGGCGCGTCCGCATCCTCCGTATCCACCCGTCCAGAGGCCCCCGCTTGCATCTCCTCTAACTTGCGTCCCGAAAGCTTGCCATACTGGGAAAAGGCGCGTACCTGGTAGTAAACATCCCCATCCGCAGGATAAGCAAACCCCTGTTTTTCCAACTCATGAATTAACCGCTTAATCCCATCCATCGCATGGGTAGCGCGAGGATACTCATCGGCGCGTAAAATATTCAGCCGATCCATATCCTCAAAATAGGTAGCAATAAACTGTTCTGCAACCGCTTCCATCGTCGAACCCGTCTCGCGGGCCCGGTTGAGAATCTTGTCATCCACATCGGTAAAATTCTGGATATAGCGCACCTCATACCCGCGCCACATCAAATAGCGCCGCACCGTATCCCACACAATATAAGCCCGTGCATGACCTAGGTGGCAAAAATCATAAACCGTCACGCCACAGCAATACATCCGCACCTGACCTGCTTGTTGGGGTTCAAACGGTTCTTGACGGCGGGTGAGGGTGTTATATAGCGATAAGGTTATGGTCATAATCTAAAGGAAAGTGCGATCGCTCAAAAAAGCGAAATCTCTACCCCTTCAATCTTAAAGGGCAATGCCTATTCCATTTGCTTCTATGCAAACAATTTGCTTTGCCCGCGTCTCATCCCCCAAGGATACGCAATAATTGAGGAGGGATAGCAGCAGAATCCAGTAACGCTAGGGTTCAAGCTCTTTCCAGCCTTATTTTTTGACGTTTTTGACCCTTGTGGCTATGACTTCTGTAGTGAGTTCCGACCCAACCCCCAACCTCGAAGACCAGAAGCAAAACCTGCCTGTTACCATCATCACAGGTTTTCTGGGAAGCGGCAAAACCACCTTGCTTAACCATATCCTCACCAACCAGCAAGGCATCAAAACGGCTGTCCTCGTCAATGAATTTGGTGAAATTGGCATCGATAACGAGTTAATTATCTCTACTGACCAAGATATGGTAGAGCTAAATAACGGCTGTATTTGCTGCACCATCAATAACGACCTGGTAGAAGCGATTTACAAAGTCTTAGAACGCCAAGACTCAATTGATTACCTGGTTGTCGAAACCACCGGACTCGCCGACCCCCTCCCCGTTGCTTTAACCTTTCTCGGAACAGAACTCAGAGACTTAACCCGCCTCGACTCCATCGTCACAGTCGTAGACTGCGAAAACTTCAGCCTCGACCTGTTTAATAGCGAAGCCGCCTACAGCCAAATCACCTACGGCGATGTCATCCTCTTAAACAAAGTCGATTTAGTCGATGAAGGCGATGTCGATGCCCTAGAGGTACGAATTCGCGACATGAAACAGGGCGCTAGAATTATTAGAACCAACCGCGCCCAAGTTCCATTACCTCTAATCCTCAGCGTCGGTTTATTTGAGTCTGATAAATACTATCAAACTGAGTCTAAATCCGATCGCGACCATCACGACCATCACGACCACGACCACGACCATCACGACTGCGGTCACGACCACAGCCACGACCATGACCATCATCACCATTCCCATCACTTAGAAAATGATGGATTTACCTCAGTTTCTTTCCAAAGCGATAAACCGTTTGCAATTAAAAAGTTCCAAAACTTCTTAGACCATCACCTCCCAGAAACCGTTTTCCGCGCTAAAGGAATTCTCTGGTTTGATGAAAGTCCCCATCGTCACATCTTCCACCTCAGCGGAAAACGCTTCTCCTTAGATGATTCCGAATGGCAAAGTCAACCCAAAAATCAGCTTGTGTTAATCGGTCAAAACCTAGACCACGACAAGCTATTATCCCAAATCCAAAAATGTCTCTGTCTCCCTAGCACCAACCGGGGTAAAGGCTTCGGGAAATAGAGGATGGGGGGATGGGGAGATGGGGAGGTGGGGGGAAAAGAGTGCAAAGTTCCGAGTTCCGAGTGGGAAGACAGTGCTGAGTGTAAAGTGCTGTAGCTTGCTTCCGCGTAGCAGTGTGCTGAGTAGGAAGATAGTGTTGAGTCTGAAGTTTCCCCATCGTCTTCTTCCCCAACCCCTAACTCCCAATTCCCAACTCCCTTCTTCCCATGCGTGTCATTGTTCAAAGAGTTCAATCTTCTCAAGTTTCAGTTGATGGTGAAATTGTCGGAAAAATCGCTAAAGGCTTAAACCTGCTAGTGGGAATTTCTGCAACAGACACCGAGACAGAACTAGAATGGATGGCGCGAAAATGCTTAGACTTGCGCTTATTTCCCGACCCTGCAACGCCTGAAGGTCGGTGGGAAAAGTCCGTTCAAGAGATAGAGGGAGAACTCCTGGTTATCAGCCAGTTCACCTTGTATGGCGACTGTCGCAAAGGCCGCCGCCCTTCCTTTGACCGTTCTGCACCCCCTGAAGCTGCCCAGGCACTATATGACAAATTTGTCGAAAAACTGAGTCAAAGCGGCTTAAAGGTGGAAACAGGCATCTTTGGAGCCATGATGCAAGTCAGTATAGAAAACGATGGCCCGGTTACGCTGATACTGGAACGTGAAGCTAGTTAGCAAGGGAGGAAGAAGAGGGTGGGGGGATGGGGAGGTGGGGAGGTGGGGAGGTGGGGGGAAGGAGTGCTGAGTTCCGTAGCTTGCACATCAAGTAGCGGTGTTCCGAGTGGGGAAGTTAGTGCTGAGTAAGAAAAGGAGTGTTGAGAGAAGAAAAGAGTGCTAATTTCCGAGAAGTAGAGAAGTCAGTCAGCATTAACCTGTAATTCCCTTCTTCTCCCCATCCTCTTCTTCCCCAACCCCTAACTCCCAACTCCCAACTCCCTTCTTCCCCCCAACCTCTTCTTCCCCAACCCCTAACTCCCAACTCCCAACTCCCTTCTTCCCCCAACTCCCAACTCCCAATTCCCAACCCCCCTCTCCCCTATGTGTCGAATTTTGGCTTATCTCGGCGCGCCTATTCAACTGGAGGCGCTACTTTACGAACCCGAACATTCGTTAGTTGTTCAAAGTTACGAACCCCGCGAGATGACTTCTGGGGTGGTTAACGCTGATGGGTTTGGCGTGGCTTGGTATCATCCCCAACGGGAGACATCGCCTTTTGTTTACAAAAACATCCTACCGATTTGGAGTGATGTGAACTTACCCGAACTCAGCCGTTATGTAGAAACTTCCTGCTTTATGGCAAATATTCGCAGCGCTACGACTGGACAAGCGGTAGATTTAAGTAATTCTCAGCCCTTTAAGCGCGATCGCCTTTTGTTTACCCATAATGGGTTTATCGAGAATTTTCGGCAAACGCTGTATCGTCCGATCCGCGATCGCCTCCAAGATAGCATCTACCAGCAAATCCAGGGAA from Desertifilum tharense IPPAS B-1220 includes:
- a CDS encoding DUF433 domain-containing protein; translated protein: MNAKLVNSLVQIIESLTPEEQSLLFERLHNNTIQVTPGVCGGQPRIRNTRIPVWTLVAFRQQGADDEELLRNYPTLNPADLSATWLYYEQHREECDRVIASLNEDRDD
- a CDS encoding DUF5615 family PIN-like protein; this translates as MIKFYSNENLPMDIVMELRRLGYDVLTSYDARQANKSIPDRDVLIFATQQERVVITLNRDDFIALHRSNIPHNGIIICKSDRDYLGQVEKLDAYLQEELSKNSVDSLRDRLIRVKKQNQSKSSYPIFVIQEYARNS
- a CDS encoding BrnT family toxin; amino-acid sequence: MDVYFVFNGITFVWNDEKAKSNPINHEGVTFQQATEAFFDPLLVVIDASRNDEARDAVIGLDRRWNLLYVVFIERENDIIRIISARKATRKEREYYEN
- a CDS encoding Uma2 family endonuclease produces the protein MRIIDVTSRTTLAAYQALRVPEVWIYRDRTLKIYLLQNSDYTESSVSLVFPNLPIPEMIPQLVQKAIHTGTRQMLRELKTQLC
- a CDS encoding AI-2E family transporter; this encodes MGEQRISFSISTLLLAIAIVLSLLLLWQLRGLLVILMIAVVLAASIVPLVDLAERFRIPRWLGTILVYLTAISGLSGAGLLLGPTVFQQIERLIGQFPLYVEIVRDLVEHLAMRFNDTPPELLRQLFDPQALTVWLIRSSQQVLLRSYGLTKGFVGSFFSLILALFLSAYMVTDSKTLIKSIVRLFPQPWAERLEAQVPTVSDRMGSYIRGRLLVSFILGMTTTVGLGVLGLRDFSLALGAIAGVTNLIPFLGPILGAVPALVVAIASGGWTFLWVLLFFAIIQNLETYVLDPFLVGSSVGVHPFYQLLAVIGGTQVLGILGALIVPPWVAGAAALVENLYLKPKELAEQQAILSPREPVEAPLPVGKPG
- the cysS gene encoding cysteine--tRNA ligase; translation: MTLSLYNTLTRRQEPFEPQQAGQVRMYCCGVTVYDFCHLGHARAYIVWDTVRRYLMWRGYEVRYIQNFTDVDDKILNRARETGSTMEAVAEQFIATYFEDMDRLNILRADEYPRATHAMDGIKRLIHELEKQGFAYPADGDVYYQVRAFSQYGKLSGRKLEEMQAGASGRVDTEDADAPKKKDPFDFALWKAAKPGEPSWESPWGKGRPGWHIECSAMVRDCLGESIDIHCGGEDLVFPHHENEIAQSEAVTGKPLAKYWMHNAFVTVNGQKMSKSLGNFTTIRDLLDRENAPEPMAIRLFVLQASYRKPIDFASDAIASAQNAWDTLKQGLLFGYKFGEQLAWDESTLERSSYTERFQAAMDDDFNTSGALAVIFELAKELQTEGNIIVHEGKPKTDVKVLQQKWQTLVDIASVLGLEADPEEEATSEGLSDTEIEALIEQRTQARKAKNFAESDRIRDELKAQGITLIDKPDGTHWVR
- a CDS encoding GTP-binding protein yields the protein MTSVVSSDPTPNLEDQKQNLPVTIITGFLGSGKTTLLNHILTNQQGIKTAVLVNEFGEIGIDNELIISTDQDMVELNNGCICCTINNDLVEAIYKVLERQDSIDYLVVETTGLADPLPVALTFLGTELRDLTRLDSIVTVVDCENFSLDLFNSEAAYSQITYGDVILLNKVDLVDEGDVDALEVRIRDMKQGARIIRTNRAQVPLPLILSVGLFESDKYYQTESKSDRDHHDHHDHDHDHHDCGHDHSHDHDHHHHSHHLENDGFTSVSFQSDKPFAIKKFQNFLDHHLPETVFRAKGILWFDESPHRHIFHLSGKRFSLDDSEWQSQPKNQLVLIGQNLDHDKLLSQIQKCLCLPSTNRGKGFGK
- the dtd gene encoding D-aminoacyl-tRNA deacylase — protein: MRVIVQRVQSSQVSVDGEIVGKIAKGLNLLVGISATDTETELEWMARKCLDLRLFPDPATPEGRWEKSVQEIEGELLVISQFTLYGDCRKGRRPSFDRSAPPEAAQALYDKFVEKLSQSGLKVETGIFGAMMQVSIENDGPVTLILEREAS
- the egtC gene encoding ergothioneine biosynthesis protein EgtC codes for the protein MCRILAYLGAPIQLEALLYEPEHSLVVQSYEPREMTSGVVNADGFGVAWYHPQRETSPFVYKNILPIWSDVNLPELSRYVETSCFMANIRSATTGQAVDLSNSQPFKRDRLLFTHNGFIENFRQTLYRPIRDRLQDSIYQQIQGSTDSEHILALLQETRDSLPNASLETLLHKTLITLTELATPLSIKVSANIILSDGKRLVASRFALNTSAPSLYWLQTPSEISTNTLIASEPLFAAKWERCPENSILSVGEDFETRINPIL